The sequence ATATATAGCAAGGTTTTCAGTCTATTTCAGTGCTAGCTTATAAACTACACGCCTTCAATTTAGGCTTGCTACCCACTGTTCAATGCATTCCCTAGCTCAATGTCTAATGCATGTTAGTGAAGTACTTACTAActgaacagacacacacacacatgcagtgacacttgcaggtggtggtggttggagAAAAGAGTACTGGCAAGACAAGTGTGGCGCGTGGAGATGGTGCTCGTATATTTCCCACGGGGAGAAGGGGAGATGATGACTCGTAGCCCCACTACCCTTAGCAACAGACCAGAGCGTGTTGCAATGGTCTCTCTATTAATGTCAGCCAATGATAAGTTTGAACTACatacacaccatgcacacatgcacacctaCGTAGATCCCAAATGCTCTAAACattcatctacatgtatgtgttgtcTCTCCTTAAAAATTGGTATGTAGAGTATTTCTGTGTTTAACTCAGCACTCTATTTGTACTGGTACTTTTACTGTGATGCTGTACAATTTGGTTGATGGCATGTATGTACGTCAATCCATTGCATGTAAATTATCTCTGATATTCAATAATTTCATTGGGTACCCGTACAAGACATTATGGTGATGTAATGTGACCATGTACTCtcctagtctcgcgagcagacgtgggagggagggaacgtTCCCTCTAGGACAAGTCTGCTCGCGAGGCTAGTGCTATCCCCACTGAGATTGACCGTCAGATGAGGGTCAGCGTCTAATGAGGGAAGACCATGAGCTCTCAGCCCATCTCCCTCACCATGTACGGGCCCCACCTCAAGATAATGGTCCTGGTCGACCTCCCAGGGATCATCAGTGtgagtgtcatgtgactgtacACTCAAATCATTTGACTGTGTGTATCTGTACAGACTGTGACCACTGGTATGGCCGTTAACACAAGAGAAGATATCATCAAAATGTGcaggtgtgttgtgtgtgtggagactGTAGTGTGGCAGGTGTAGTCAGTAATTCCTGTTCTTCCACAGACAGTACATGCAGAACCCGAACGCCATCATCATGTGCATACAAGGTAAGTGCTGTAATTGAAGCAAATACGATAATCTCATCACTATTATGATTATAAGCCttacatgtgtatgtactTTGTACTGTGTTCTTAGGAATGGGTAGTAGATTGAAGTCCAAATTGTGGTTGTCACTGCTACCATTCAATAGAGATTAGCATATTGCAACAGTATATTAGTGGCAGATCTCCTGGTATTAATCTCATTTATCAGTGCTCTTGAGACATGAACTTCTATTCACTGGCCAGATTCCTTTGCATTAGTACGATTGTTGTGACTTTGGCAGGGCAGGTGATATTGAAAAGCACATTGGCATATCTGTACACTTACTCAGTCCCATTGTACATCGACTATTAGAGCTTGTGTGCAATTACAAGTACACAAGTACGAGAGAGACTACTTTGCTCGTTCCAAACTATTCCAGTGAGTTCTCGCCCTAGCTACCTAGCTGCCAACCTCACATGCATGGTGTACTGTAAATATAATGCAGGAATGGTATGCTGAGAGAATCCCAGCTGTCCACACGTAACATGGTGACAGCTGTGACGGAGGAGTTCTGGAAGATGGTCCGGGGGTCCATCAACGATCAGGCACTCCACTTCAAGAGTGAGAGTTGTAGCTAGTGAATGATTGCAGAGTAGtactgtacaagtacatgtacatgcagggtgACTAGGTTATTTAATGTGTTGTTTATTTAGTTTCTCAACCCAAATGCAGCTCTGCGGTACAACCTAGAGGCTGAGTGGCGTAATAGGTACCCTGGGGGAAGGACACTGGACAGAGACGACCTTTTTGAGCTGGGAAAAGCGGACATCTTGACCGAGGTCGCCAGTCTGCAGGTGAGGGGATACTGTACACATACGGAGGTATGAACAATTACAAAATCTGTAGTTTAGTTTTTAGAAATAAGAATGTGCATTCTATTTGACAGTTGAGTTTTATTATAATGACCTTCACCAAATTTGAAAAGGAACATTTTTTTCATTAGAGGAGTTCTACATGGCATGTTCAAAACTCCCCTCCATGTATTATATCTGCTGTAGGTCCTCCCACCCAACAAGTGGGAGATGATTCTGAGCGAGGGACTCTGGGACAGAATGGCCCCCAAAGTGTTGGACATCTTTatggcagctgctcaaggacgTTCGCCAGGGTGAGGGGTGATATAGTGTCATTGTGTGGATTCCATGTAATGGATGCCATGGTTGTATAGTGTATATCATACCAATAGTGTACCTAGCACTAAAACATTATTTCATGATTCCTTCAGAGAATTCAACACATCAGCTGATATCCAACTGCACAAGTGGGCTGACAGCCAAGAGCTGGCGAAGCTGTGCACTGAGGTATGTACCTGTGTTACATGAGCTCACACTGAGCACCTTTGACTGCATGGGCATGCATTTTTGTCAGTGGCTTTAAacattaatgataattatggtttgTGGTTATTGTTTAGAGACATACATCACGCGTGTGCACGCAgtgacacacatacacactgttcTCAGGTTGGTCTGGAGACAATGTTTGAGCAGCTACACACCAAACTGGAGGATGGGGGAGAGGGTGGGGCCAATCGGTTCCACTCCCTGAGTCAGGGCCTTCGTGAGGAGATAGAGAGACTGGGCAGAACACAACACCAGTGGGAGGGGTACAATGTTGATCAACTGGTACGTCTGTGGAAAGGAGTAACAGTTTTTTtagagataataattatcattgacaAACTAACTTCACCCTCTCTCCCCCCACAGAAATACGTTCAGATGTCAGCTCTGGATGACAAGGACGTCCAGACAGCGGAACAGTGGGAAGCAGCCGTCCAGTTCATGAGCTCCTCTCTTAAGAAGCAGATACGAGTGGCGGAGGAGGAGATGCAGAGGATGGAGGGACCCACGTCTTATTACGACCGCTGGATCAGGTGGAAGGGGCAGAATGAGTTGGAGATCAAGAGGCAAGCCGTCGCTAATGAACTCAATAACTTCCTACGAGCAGAACCGGTGAGGGTATGTGTGTTTGCGGAGGATTTCATTCAGTTATCACACTCAACATTGTCTGACTATTCACACGATTACACTATCTCTTAATGCTCCTCACACAGTCCCACCCGAACAAGCTCTACGCTGATGAAGTGATGACAGTGCAGAGAGTGCTCAAGACCAACGGATATTCTGTCTCTGAAGAGGATGTCAGTCAATTTAATCTATGCATTgcatgctcataattatttgccctctgtgtgcatgtaactTTGTATGACATGAAATGTGTTGGCATTGACCTTTTTAAGTATAACTTTTCTTGTGTTATCCTATGCTCTCTGCATGCCAGTAAACGCTATATTGTGATTCTCTTGACAGGTACAGTACGTGTGGGAGCGTGTGTACGACCTCCACTTTCTACGAGAAGCTGAGGAAGTGGCCAACAAGTGTCAGTGGGGGTTCAACCTACGCCACCACAGCACTGAGGTACATTTGTCCCTTTGATGTGGCTTTGTCTATATCActatgcctataattatactaacagaTGTAGTAGTGAAAGTGCCTCGATGGTGTTTTGCACATCGTTTGTGCATGTAGGATGTGAACTTCTATAGTGTGATTAGCTGTGCTTTGGTCCTGTTGTAATGCATGGTTAGCACCTTGGACTTTGTATCCAAAAATCCGAGTTCAAGCTTCGGCACGACTTTTATTTTTTACACATGCTCTAAGTATTAATTGTCATTCTGTTTCTATATAGTACACGTGTTCGGAGGTAGAGTTTTTCTGGCGAGTGGAGCAGGTCATCAAGAGCTCGGCCCGTACACTCAGAGTACAGATACTGGACAGAGAGGGTGAGTCATTCACTTGAGAGTTATGTGAAGGTCATATGACTATATCATGCAGTGCGACAGCTAGAGCAACAGGTGAAGACAACACTGGACTCCATTGCTGGGGATGAGGGGAGAAAGAGAGAGGTGATCAGGGGAGATGCCGTGGACAAGGCAGAGCAACTAAGTGAGTTTGCTTTGTCTACCATTCAACTAAACTAATTTTGAAATTTTCAaagggcttaattttcgctgtttttgtGGGTATTAGTAgtaatcctacacaaaaattaagtccacgaatattgttagaattatctgctataacgtgtaAAGATTAAAGACGTGACTTCCGGTACGCAGTCATctcacgaacattgtgcaatgaaatgcttttagaggaaTTTAATTATAAGTTCCTCTAAAGAAAATTTCgagctatatatacagattATTAGCTTTGGTTTTGTTTAAAGTCCCATCGCATtggctaccgtatagcgggtaatattcgtggggtaaaatattaattatttttgtaggcaagctgacctccacgaaatgttTCCcttaccggaacgcatgcaatgcaaacGAAATGTTACACATGAAAATCACAGTTTTCGAGTTAAACTAATTTTTTGGCtgacgaaaattacccgctatacagtatgtataaGCCTCTCATTCAatctccaacacacacacacacacacacacagagcaagTGCGTATGATTCAAGAGAAGTTGGACACATTCAGAGAAGCACTCAAGACACAACAGAGAGACTGAATGaaccctctataattatagtaacttccgtttgtatgtatacagtaaTACTGATTGATTCATTTAGTGATTGTTCATAACTGCACTGATGTAGATCATTAATCTctcactgtataattatttgtaattGTCGTGTATAGTTCCAAATTAAttttacagcatgcatgcatgtacaatttaGAGTTTCTTCGCGTTTATTATACAGCATCACTCTAGACTTATGCTCTTTAAGTTATTATCTAATCTTGGTAACAATGGTTGTCAAAACTGTGGGTGCATGGTATACATATTTGTAATGTTGAATGTGTGGATGTAACTATAATAGAGCTACAGTATAATTaatcctgtatatatatatagccattgCAGTTCAATGTACACGTGTTAATTCTGTacagctctataattatggttaaagGCATGTGAGTGAAGTATACTTATataacaacacacacacaatcatgcacacacgcatgcatgcatgcacatatatGCACACTTGCTGTGAAGTTGCGTGCAGGTAGTGTTGGTTGGAGACCATGCAGAGTGTCCTGGGGATGGTTGCTAATTCTCGCGAGGAGGATGATGACTCGTATATAGCCAGCAGCAGGCCAGAGCATGTTGCAATGATATCTCGAATAGCCAATGCCCATGGAACTACACGCATTGCACATAATTACCTATAATACTGTGCAGTGTCAGATTCTAatgtgatgcatgcatgttctttTGATTGCAAATTGCCAGTTTTAACACAAATTGCAATCGAAAGATCTAGAAACGCAAAGATTGAGCATGCCGCATGCAATTTACTATAGTTAGCGATCGGGCTTGTATACAGTGTCAAATGCATGCGAAATCCGGTATACGATACCGTTAAAATTACATAATCTGTTTGAGTGAACTAGACACTTCTTAATTGTTAATGCGACAGTGGTTAAAATTACACATGTTGAAACTTGTAGATGCATGATCTTCAAGGCGACTGTTTTCTAAAGTTATCGCGTCAACGCGCCTAGGGTGAATATGCAGTCTGGCACTAAAAATTCATTTGAAGTAGTCCTTTGAAATCCAAGTTTGATATTTCAGAGAGAACGCAATGAGTACACCTCCTGCTCTTTGAGATGATTCTAGGGTAAGATGATTCCAGCGGCCTGGTTCGAGCTACCAACTGCTGCGTAAGCGTGGGGTAATAacgattttttttttttccaTGTAAAGGTTAGAGGGTACAAAGCTAGACAAAATAAAATGAAAAATAAtgacaaaataattacaatgtgGATGCTGAGTTCAGTTGATTTGCAGTTCTGACATAGCCAGGTCCATAGGGGGCGGTGTCTTCATGGCTTGACCAACGCTTGAGCGGGCACCACGAATGCACTGGATTGCTGATCTTAGTAAAGAAAAATTTAGGCGGCAGCGTAGCCAGGACAGTGTGGAGGAGTAGGGTTGATCCCATTTCATTGCAAGTAGGGAGGCAAGTCTTTTGTAAAAAACAGTCGCTTCAACTGCAAGACCTCCGGTGGCAGAGAGAACGAGTGGGGTGAATGAGGCATTCTCAATTTCTCTTATCCTTTGCTCGTAGGCACGTTTTTTTATTAATTCATGTTTGCGGTAGCAGGCTGTAAGGTTGGATGTTGGGGTAATAACGATTACATCATCGTAAATACGCCTGGATGACCACACCCATCGTTTCCAAAATTGAATTCTCTGGCTTGAATTTGGCGGTGAGTCTGAGTACAGTATCTAGTATGGGTCTATGGTGTCACTGTACTAGATCTAGGATACGTGAGGATTATGTGTagatttaataattatgtttagtgCATTTATTTGACACAACAATGTCCAATTTTCCCTTGCAGATATTAAACAAAGAGTAACAATTAAGCCTTAGCCTTCTTACGGCACTCAAAACCATGGCCGAGAGAGTGACTACGAAAGAAGCTCTCAAGAAACTCGATGCTCAACTCGAATGCTCCATTTGTCTCGACAATTTCAAGCAGCCGAAACTCTTGCCTTGTTTTCACGTATTTTGCAAGTCCCCGTGTCTGGATAAACTAGTGACCAAGGATGGACGCTCCCTCACTTGTCCCACCTGTCGACACATTGTCCCACTGTCAGAGAGGGGAGTGGCTGGACTGCAATCAGACTTCCACATCGACCACTTGTTTGAGATACAAGATGCTTTCAACAAGGCTGAAGACGACAATGATACGAACTGTGGCTGTGAGGATGGCAAAGCCACTGGATACTGTAACGACTGTGGGGACTTTTTATGTGACGAATGTCAAGCTGCTCACAAAAGAGTTAAATATACACGTGATCATAGACTAAATTCGCTCGATGAACTCAAAGCTCAAGTGACTAGCCTGGTTCCCCCCAAGAAGGCTGTCCCCCATTGCCCCAAACACTCGGAGAATTCTCTCAAGATATACTGTGATACTTGCTCCACTCTCATTTGCACGGACTGCACTATTCGTCTCCACAAAGACCATAACTACGACCTGGTGCCTGATGTGCTGACCAAGCACAAGGAAGAACTTGTCTCCAGTCTCAAACCAGTCAAAGAGAAGCTGGACAGTGTACAACGAGCTCTGAAGGACTTTGACACAAGAGCCAAGGCAATCCACGAACAGAGGGCCGCGATTGAAGCCAACATCCACAAGGAGATTGACGAACAACATCGACTGTTGGATCAACGAAGGGCAGAGCTTGTGGGAGAGCTAGAGATACTGACTCAGCTGAAGCTGAAGGATCTGGCGGCACAGAGGGACCAAGTGGAGATCACTCAGGTGAAACTGACTAGCTGTCTGGAGTACGCTGAAGTGGGTCTCAAAACAGGCACAGACGGTGAAGTACTCGAAATGAAATCTTCCATTGTTAAGAGAGTTAAACAAATCACTGCAGAATTCAAATCAAGTGCTATTCAGCCAGAGACAAAGGCTGACATGGAACTGATCACTGAAGGAAAAGAACCTCTCCAACAAGCTTACCAAGATTTCCTAGAAATTGATCACAATCGATCATTCAGCTTAGAGAACAGCCACATGACAAGAGATTGTCTGAAAGATGCTACCTCTGAAGAAACCAAAACTTTATCCTATCAAGGAATGACCAAAAATAACAAGAAATTCAAAGATAAACTTAACATCAAAGCTGAACTTGTGCATATCGAAAGCGAAGGCATATTGAAATGTGAAGTGATCGAGGAACCACATGGCCAACACAAGATCAACTATCGCCCTGTGAAACGAGGAAAGCATGAACTACACATCACTGTCAATGGGGACGCAGTACGAGGCAGTCCATTCCCAATAGCTGTAGTCTcatcaccacagagcttcGTCAAGCCTTCCCGAGTTGTACGAGGTGTGAACAAACCACGAGGCACTGTCTTCAACAGTAAGGGGCAGTTGGTTGTTGTTGAAGGTGAAGGAACTACTGTCTCTGTATTTACACCAGAGGGTGAGAAGATACGAACGTTTGGAAAGCTGAAAAATGCATTTGGAGTGACTGTCGACAAAGACAACAACATCTATGTTGTGGAGAATGGCAATCATCGTTTGAATAAGTTCTCATCCGCCGGAAAGTTTGTAGCGGTTGTTGGTAGTCAAGGCAGTGGTAACCTTCAGTTTCTGCACCCTGCTGGTATCTGTTATAACAGAAGAGACAACAACCTGTATGTGACTGATAATTGTAACCACAGAATACAAGTGCTTACCACTGATCTGAAGCTTGTGCGATGTTTCGGTACACCTGGCAATGGGAATGGACAATTACAAAACCCATTTTATCCAACATTTGACAGTGCCAACAACCTCTATGTGACTGAGCACACTAACCATCGAGTACAAGTCTTCACTGCTGAAGGTCAATTCCTGAGAACCTTCTCACAAAAAGCCAAAAGTAAAAAGCTGAACTCACCCTGGGCCATAGCCATCGATAGCAATGACACAGTGTACGTCAGTGAGAATGGACCGCATCATGTGAGTGTATTCACATCCCAGGGAGCCTACATCACCACGTTTGGTGGGCAAGGAACGAAAGAGGGACAGTTTAATATCGTTTATGGACTCTCTATTGATCGCAATGATTCTGTTGTTGTATCCGATGAAGGCAACGGGCTACTGCAGATATTCTAAggagatatatacatgtagtacagtcAAGCCAAGAACTTGTGTTTGTTGCTTATAGTTAGACTAGTGTAGAATGTgttggtatataattatacacatgtagcgTTTTATAATGGCATTGTGAAATCAACCTTGAACTTATCATATTTGTGTGAATCTGTAATTATGACATGAATTCAAACTCTGACCTTCTATGCAgtcaatgcatgcatatttgATTCTTTTAAACTGAACTAGCTTCTAGCCTCATGCATACTGATGGCTCAGTGGATGCTAAGAAGAGCACAGTTATAGTCAAATAGATGTCAAATAGATGGACAGAAGGTTCCTTCCAAtctatgtgtttgtgtgacaGTGTGCCCTCCATACGTACCAATACAATAGTAAGGGAGGAACCTTAAAACTTTTGTCATTGTTTCTAGTACTATTATTGATTATTGATTGTTTCCAGGCTCTTACGATATTTGTGCTCGCCAAATGGCGGAGATGGGTGGAGTCAAACAAGACAGGGTGAGTGTTtgtgaccaatcagattgatGCTATATAGTTTGACCCTGCAGATGCTCTCAATTCTGAATCAATGGTCAGTTGTTCCGATAATTAAAGGCCATTGGATACTATGCCCTGGTTACCGGGAGaggtatcataattatctttccctgcattgtacacatgtgcatgtgaggTAGGCAGCTAAATAGCTaggggaggaggggggggggctcacTGGAATAGTTTGGACAAAGTAGTCTCTCTCGTACCagaacatgtatatatgttcTGCCTACTCTACATGGTGTATACTGTAAATATAATGCAGGAATGGTATGCTGAGAGAGTCCCAACTGTCCACACGTAACATGGTGACGGCTTTGATGGAGGAGTTTTGGAAGATGGTCCGGGGGTCCATCAACGATCAGGCACTGCACTTCAAGAGTGAAAGTTGTAGCTAGTAAATGATTGCAGAGTGGTACTgcagacacatgcatgcaggtagtGTATGTTATGAAGTGAAGTGAAAAGAGTTGCGTAGTCATACAAGCACtatttgtgtgggtgtgtctgaggtgtgggtgtgtatatatacctgaTGCACAAACTTGTGCTGGTCCCGGGTCTGTACAATAGATTATTGGTCAATATTCACTGAATTTTTCTAGTGTACATACTTTATTTTTCCGGAGGATCGAGGCTCTTTGTATAACATATGCTTTACTCGAATACAGCTCTGCGGTACAACCTAGAGGCTGAGTGGCGTAATAGCATTAGGTACCCTGTGGGGAGAACACTGGACAGAGACGATCTCTTTGAGCTGGGTAAGGCGGACATCTTGACCAAGGTCGCCAGTTTGCAGGTGAGGGGATACTGTGTAGTTCAGTTTTTAGTAATGTGGATAATAATGACTCACGGCAATAACACTTTGAGTGGTGGACTGTGTCACTGTGAGTCACTAGAAATATGTAGCAAAATTTGCAGTATATAGTTGCCCTGTAGCTGAttgcagtaataattatactatacactAGCTCCTTGCTATACCCACTGTTCAATGTACTTCCTAGCCAAATGTCTAATGCATGTTAGtgaagtacttgcacacaacggacacacacacacacatacattcaATATAATATCATATAATTCTATGACTCAGCTTCTTATACTATCATGGTACAGTACATTGCACATGGGGGGGGTGGTAAAAAGGTAAAAAGGTAAAAAGCTGAACTCACCCTGGGCCATAGCCATCGATAGCAATGACACAGTGATAATGGACCGCatcatgtgagtgtgttcaCATCCCAGGGAGCCTACATTACCACGTTTGGTGGGCAAGGAACGAAAGAGGGAGAGTTTAATATC comes from Halichondria panicea chromosome 3, odHalPani1.1, whole genome shotgun sequence and encodes:
- the LOC135333892 gene encoding RING finger protein nhl-1-like gives rise to the protein MAERVTTKEALKKLDAQLECSICLDNFKQPKLLPCFHVFCKSPCLDKLVTKDGRSLTCPTCRHIVPLSERGVAGLQSDFHIDHLFEIQDAFNKAEDDNDTNCGCEDGKATGYCNDCGDFLCDECQAAHKRVKYTRDHRLNSLDELKAQVTSLVPPKKAVPHCPKHSENSLKIYCDTCSTLICTDCTIRLHKDHNYDLVPDVLTKHKEELVSSLKPVKEKLDSVQRALKDFDTRAKAIHEQRAAIEANIHKEIDEQHRLLDQRRAELVGELEILTQLKLKDLAAQRDQVEITQVKLTSCLEYAEVGLKTGTDGEVLEMKSSIVKRVKQITAEFKSSAIQPETKADMELITEGKEPLQQAYQDFLEIDHNRSFSLENSHMTRDCLKDATSEETKTLSYQGMTKNNKKFKDKLNIKAELVHIESEGILKCEVIEEPHGQHKINYRPVKRGKHELHITVNGDAVRGSPFPIAVVSSPQSFVKPSRVVRGVNKPRGTVFNSKGQLVVVEGEGTTVSVFTPEGEKIRTFGKLKNAFGVTVDKDNNIYVVENGNHRLNKFSSAGKFVAVVGSQGSGNLQFLHPAGICYNRRDNNLYVTDNCNHRIQVLTTDLKLVRCFGTPGNGNGQLQNPFYPTFDSANNLYVTEHTNHRVQVFTAEGQFLRTFSQKAKSKKLNSPWAIAIDSNDTVYVSENGPHHVSVFTSQGAYITTFGGQGTKEGQFNIVYGLSIDRNDSVVVSDEGNGLLQIF
- the LOC135333903 gene encoding dynamin-like 120 kDa protein, mitochondrial → MLRESQLSTRNMVTAVTEEFWKMVRGSINDQALHFKTLRYNLEAEWRNRYPGGRTLDRDDLFELGKADILTEVASLQVLPPNKWEMILSEGLWDRMAPKVLDIFMAAAQGRSPGEFNTSADIQLHKWADSQELAKLCTEVGLETMFEQLHTKLEDGGEGGANRFHSLSQGLREEIERLGRTQHQWEGYNVDQLKYVQMSALDDKDVQTAEQWEAAVQFMSSSLKKQIRVAEEEMQRMEGPTSYYDRWIRWKGQNELEIKRQAVANELNNFLRAEPSHPNKLYADEVMTVQRVLKTNGYSVSEEDVQYVWERVYDLHFLREAEEVANKCQWGFNLRHHSTEYTCSEVEFFWRVEQVIKSSARTLRVQILDREVRQLEQQVKTTLDSIAGDEGRKREVIRGDAVDKAEQLKQVRMIQEKLDTFREALKTQQRD